The Ornithodoros turicata isolate Travis chromosome 7, ASM3712646v1, whole genome shotgun sequence genome includes a region encoding these proteins:
- the LOC135400291 gene encoding uncharacterized protein LOC135400291: MEATMLFPTLVTMAMLACSSAGDVLARHQVGKDLCYPGMDVSRVRRVWCSLDNCVSSPGVKFVFEAQVTFDKPSQQLLATLTHLVFTRDGLKILSVEQYDACQSVFSCPVAANTPQVVNVTYQVPHLEELTARTEVAVVYELENENNEGVGCALLDLDYRPESALLGSTA; this comes from the exons ATGGAGGCAACAATGCTTTTTCCAACCTTAGTGACGATGGCAATGCTTGCCTGCAGCTCTGCTGGAGATGTCCTCGCAAGACACCAGGTGGGAAAAGATCTGTGCT ATCCCGGCATGGACGTTTCCCGCGTTCGAAGGGTGTGGTGTTCCCTGGACAATTGCGTGTCCTCCCCGGGAGTGAAGTTTGTCTTTGAAGCGCAAGTGACTTTCG ATAAGCCTTCCCAGCAGCTACTCGCAACGTTGACTCACTTAGTGTTCACACGCGACGGTCTGAAAATCCTCAGTGTGGAGCAGTATGATGCTTGTCAAAGTGTCTTCTCATGTCCTGTTGCCGCCAACACGCCACAAGTCGTCAACGTTACTTACCAAGTTCCCCACCTCGAAGAACTCACTGCTCGG ACGGAAGTTGCTGTGGTCTACGAACTTGAAAATGAAAACAATGAAGGAGTTGGATGCGCACTCttagacttggactacagaccAGAAAGCGCTCTTCTGGGATCGACCGCATGA
- the LOC135400292 gene encoding uncharacterized protein LOC135400292 isoform X3 — MPRDSLEVIMHDRGATAETVILISTPDSDMNTSLTITTRAILPRVTSTVPRASSASDMSLEFTVAKGPDRSTTSRKASSASSSPRRSFAHTSVSALATAPPLPTTRTTRASHSPAKPTEHTTTLGRGRTVESENRTDKSEHATVSPKQVNRGLGDPEGPLTTRAHEDLSSAGYYITNSTDVMPGLKTTETVHGASSVNLTATFNGSGDPLAITTPPAAPLDMGGKENKSQATVTTSAVNITEPVHKSTSVNTTEDRLVTTASVAMTDIGTGINDEEKIISATTIAGQNKGTNPGEGPNVVTNTSRPEMDYQRAPYSTQMAAQSLRNLA; from the exons ATGCCGAGGGACAGCCTGG AGGTGATCATGCATGACAGAGGGGCTACTG CTGAAACGGTTATTCTTATTTCTACGCCGGATAGTGACATGAACACAAGTTTAACAATAACTACTCGTGCGATCCTCCCTCGGGTCACCTCCACCGTGCCACGAGCCAGCAGTGCTTCGGATATGTCGTTAGAATTTACAGTGGCTAAAGGACCAGATCGCTCGACAACATCCAGGAAAGCTTCCTCAGCCTCGTCCTCACCTAGGCGATCGTTTGCACACACCTCTGTCTCTGCTCTAGCAACAGCACCTCCGCTTCCTACAACCAGAACTACAAGGGCAAGTCATTCACCGGCGAAACCTACGGAGCATACTACCACGTTAGGCAGGGGAAGGACTGTCGAATCGGAGAACAGGA CTGACAAATCCGAGCACGCTACGGTGTCGCCTAAACAGGTCAACAGAGGGCTCGGTGACCCTGAAGGACCACTGACGACGAGAGCTCACGAAGACCTGTCTTCTGCAG GGTATTATATTACAAATTCTACCGATGTAATGCCTGGCCTAAAGACTACAGAGACTGTGCACGGGGCGAGCTCAGTGAATCTCACAGCTACATTTAATGGTTCCGGGGACCCCCTGGCTATCACAACGCCTCCTGCAGCTCCACTCGACATGGGCGGGAAAGAGAACAAAAGCCAGGCTACTGTGACGACATCAGCGGTAAACATCACGGAGCCGGTGCATAAGTCGACCTCTGTTAACACTACCGAAGACCGCCTGGTGACTACAGCGTCCGTAGCAATGACCGACATAG GTACCGGCATCAATGATGAAGAGAAAATTATATCGGCAACGACAATCGCGGGGCAAAATAAGGGCACCAACCCAGGGGAAGGCCCCAACGTGGTGACGAATACGTCGAGACCAGAAATGGACTACCAGAGGGCACCGTATTCCACACAGATGGCGGCCCAGTCATTGCGCAACCTTGCGTGA
- the LOC135400292 gene encoding uncharacterized protein LOC135400292 isoform X1: MSSVGGSSIDAEGQPGETVEYSSAQGNPILRILFGFIAVVVVVVVVVLLTVFVPRWNSTSGEKVIMHDRGATAETVILISTPDSDMNTSLTITTRAILPRVTSTVPRASSASDMSLEFTVAKGPDRSTTSRKASSASSSPRRSFAHTSVSALATAPPLPTTRTTRASHSPAKPTEHTTTLGRGRTVESENRTDKSEHATVSPKQVNRGLGDPEGPLTTRAHEDLSSAGYYITNSTDVMPGLKTTETVHGASSVNLTATFNGSGDPLAITTPPAAPLDMGGKENKSQATVTTSAVNITEPVHKSTSVNTTEDRLVTTASVAMTDIGTGINDEEKIISATTIAGQNKGTNPGEGPNVVTNTSRPEMDYQRAPYSTQMAAQSLRNLA, from the exons ATGTCGTCGGTCGGTGGCAGCAGCATAG ATGCCGAGGGACAGCCTGG GGAGACTGTAGAGTACAGCAGCGCGCAAGGCAACCCCATCTTACGGATACTCTTCGGCTTCATCGCCGTTGTTGTCGTCGTGGTGGTTGTCGTTCTCCTCACTGTGTTCGTCCCTAGATGGAATTCCACCTCAGGGGAAA AGGTGATCATGCATGACAGAGGGGCTACTG CTGAAACGGTTATTCTTATTTCTACGCCGGATAGTGACATGAACACAAGTTTAACAATAACTACTCGTGCGATCCTCCCTCGGGTCACCTCCACCGTGCCACGAGCCAGCAGTGCTTCGGATATGTCGTTAGAATTTACAGTGGCTAAAGGACCAGATCGCTCGACAACATCCAGGAAAGCTTCCTCAGCCTCGTCCTCACCTAGGCGATCGTTTGCACACACCTCTGTCTCTGCTCTAGCAACAGCACCTCCGCTTCCTACAACCAGAACTACAAGGGCAAGTCATTCACCGGCGAAACCTACGGAGCATACTACCACGTTAGGCAGGGGAAGGACTGTCGAATCGGAGAACAGGA CTGACAAATCCGAGCACGCTACGGTGTCGCCTAAACAGGTCAACAGAGGGCTCGGTGACCCTGAAGGACCACTGACGACGAGAGCTCACGAAGACCTGTCTTCTGCAG GGTATTATATTACAAATTCTACCGATGTAATGCCTGGCCTAAAGACTACAGAGACTGTGCACGGGGCGAGCTCAGTGAATCTCACAGCTACATTTAATGGTTCCGGGGACCCCCTGGCTATCACAACGCCTCCTGCAGCTCCACTCGACATGGGCGGGAAAGAGAACAAAAGCCAGGCTACTGTGACGACATCAGCGGTAAACATCACGGAGCCGGTGCATAAGTCGACCTCTGTTAACACTACCGAAGACCGCCTGGTGACTACAGCGTCCGTAGCAATGACCGACATAG GTACCGGCATCAATGATGAAGAGAAAATTATATCGGCAACGACAATCGCGGGGCAAAATAAGGGCACCAACCCAGGGGAAGGCCCCAACGTGGTGACGAATACGTCGAGACCAGAAATGGACTACCAGAGGGCACCGTATTCCACACAGATGGCGGCCCAGTCATTGCGCAACCTTGCGTGA
- the LOC135400292 gene encoding uncharacterized protein LOC135400292 isoform X2 produces the protein MICAPQLERETVEYSSAQGNPILRILFGFIAVVVVVVVVVLLTVFVPRWNSTSGEKVIMHDRGATAETVILISTPDSDMNTSLTITTRAILPRVTSTVPRASSASDMSLEFTVAKGPDRSTTSRKASSASSSPRRSFAHTSVSALATAPPLPTTRTTRASHSPAKPTEHTTTLGRGRTVESENRTDKSEHATVSPKQVNRGLGDPEGPLTTRAHEDLSSAGYYITNSTDVMPGLKTTETVHGASSVNLTATFNGSGDPLAITTPPAAPLDMGGKENKSQATVTTSAVNITEPVHKSTSVNTTEDRLVTTASVAMTDIGTGINDEEKIISATTIAGQNKGTNPGEGPNVVTNTSRPEMDYQRAPYSTQMAAQSLRNLA, from the exons ATGATCTGTGCTCCGCAGCTCGAAAG GGAGACTGTAGAGTACAGCAGCGCGCAAGGCAACCCCATCTTACGGATACTCTTCGGCTTCATCGCCGTTGTTGTCGTCGTGGTGGTTGTCGTTCTCCTCACTGTGTTCGTCCCTAGATGGAATTCCACCTCAGGGGAAA AGGTGATCATGCATGACAGAGGGGCTACTG CTGAAACGGTTATTCTTATTTCTACGCCGGATAGTGACATGAACACAAGTTTAACAATAACTACTCGTGCGATCCTCCCTCGGGTCACCTCCACCGTGCCACGAGCCAGCAGTGCTTCGGATATGTCGTTAGAATTTACAGTGGCTAAAGGACCAGATCGCTCGACAACATCCAGGAAAGCTTCCTCAGCCTCGTCCTCACCTAGGCGATCGTTTGCACACACCTCTGTCTCTGCTCTAGCAACAGCACCTCCGCTTCCTACAACCAGAACTACAAGGGCAAGTCATTCACCGGCGAAACCTACGGAGCATACTACCACGTTAGGCAGGGGAAGGACTGTCGAATCGGAGAACAGGA CTGACAAATCCGAGCACGCTACGGTGTCGCCTAAACAGGTCAACAGAGGGCTCGGTGACCCTGAAGGACCACTGACGACGAGAGCTCACGAAGACCTGTCTTCTGCAG GGTATTATATTACAAATTCTACCGATGTAATGCCTGGCCTAAAGACTACAGAGACTGTGCACGGGGCGAGCTCAGTGAATCTCACAGCTACATTTAATGGTTCCGGGGACCCCCTGGCTATCACAACGCCTCCTGCAGCTCCACTCGACATGGGCGGGAAAGAGAACAAAAGCCAGGCTACTGTGACGACATCAGCGGTAAACATCACGGAGCCGGTGCATAAGTCGACCTCTGTTAACACTACCGAAGACCGCCTGGTGACTACAGCGTCCGTAGCAATGACCGACATAG GTACCGGCATCAATGATGAAGAGAAAATTATATCGGCAACGACAATCGCGGGGCAAAATAAGGGCACCAACCCAGGGGAAGGCCCCAACGTGGTGACGAATACGTCGAGACCAGAAATGGACTACCAGAGGGCACCGTATTCCACACAGATGGCGGCCCAGTCATTGCGCAACCTTGCGTGA